ATCGCCGACCCCAGCGACAGCGTGCTGCAGGCCGTCATCTCCGGGGTCGCCACCCACGGCATCGCCCTCGGCGTCGGCTACGCGTTGTGCCTGGGCTGGCTCGCCTGGCGCCTGCACCGCGAGGGCGAGGCCGACATCGCCACCGAGCTCGAGCGCGAGCTGACCCAGCCGACCGGCTGACCGGGCGCTTCGTGGCGCTGAACCTGGCCGACCGGGCACTTCGTGGCGGTGCACCCGGTCGACCGGGCGATCCGTTTCGCGAGGAAGTGCCCGCTCGGCGGGTCCCAGCGCGAGGAGGTGCCCGCTCGGGCTCAGGCCTCGAAGCGCTCCACGTCGCCCGCCCCGCGGCGTACGACGACAGGCTCGGCCTCCGACCAGTCGATGACCGAGGTCGGCTCGGCGGTGACCTCGCCGGACTCGACCACCACGTCGACGACGTGGTCGAGGTCCTCCTTGATCTCCCAGCCCATGGTCCGCGCCTCGGTCTCGCCCGGCAGGATCAGCGTGCTGGTGAGGATCGGCTCGCCGAGCTCCTCGAGCAGGGCGCACACGAGCGTGTGGTCGGGGATGCGGACCCCGACGGTGCGCTTCTTGGGGTGCATCAGCCGCTTCGGCACCTCGGTGGTGGCGGGCAGGATGAAGGTGTAAGGCCCCGGCGTGGCCGCCTTGATCGCGCGGAACGCGGCGTTGTCGACGTGGACGAACTGCCCGAGCTGGGAGAAGTCCTTGCACATCAGGGTGAAGTGGTGGCGGTCGTCGAGCTCGCGGATGCGGAGGATGCGGTCGCGCCCGTCCCGGTTGCCGAGCCGCGCACCGAGGGCGTAGCCGGAGTCGGTGGGATAGGCGATGAGCTGGTCGTCGCGGAGCGCGTCGACGACCTGGGTCACGAGCCGCGGCTGCGGGTTGTCGGGGTGGATGTCGACGAAGCGGGCCATGACCGGCTCCTCGCTCAGGCCTTCTGGGCGGCGCGCATGTCGCGGCGCAGCTCCGGGGGCAGCGCGAAGATCAGCGACTCCTCCGCGGAGTGCACCGCCTTGGCGTCGGGGTAGCCGCGCTCGGAGAGGTAGGCGAGCACGCCCTCGACGAGGTCCTCCGGCACCGATGCGCCCGAGGTCACCGACACCGTCTCGACGCCGTCGAGCCACGCCTCGTCGATCTCGGTGTGGTCGTCGACGAGGTAGGACGCCTTCGCGCCGGCCTCGAGGGCCACCTCGACCAGGCGCACCGAGTTCGACGAGTTGCGTGAGCCGACCACGATCACGAGGTCGGCGGCCGGCGAGATCTCCTTCACCGCGAGCTGGCGGTTCTGGGTGGCGTAGCAGATGTCGTCGCTCGGCGGGTCGAGCAGCAGCGGGAACTTCTTGCGGATCGCCGCCACCGTCTCGAGGGTCTCGTCGACGCTCAGCGTGGTCTGCGAGAGCCAGGCGACCTTCGCCGGGTCGCGTACGACGATGCCGTCCACGTCGTCGGGGCTCTGCACCAGCTGGATGTGGTCGGGAGCCTCGCCCGCGGTGCCCTCCACCTCCTCGTGCCCCTCGTGGCCGATGAGCAGGATGTCGTAGTCGTCGGAGGCGAAGCGACGCGCCTCGTGGTGGACCTTGGTCACCAGCGGGCACGTGGCGTCAATGGTCTTGAGACTGCGCTCCGCGGCCTGCGCGTGGACGGCGGGCGAGACGCCGTGGGCGGAGAACACCACGGTCTGGCCCTCCGGCACCTCGTCGAGCTCCTCGACGAAGATCGCCCCGCGGGACTCGAGGTTGGCCACGACGTGCTTGTTGTGCACGATCTGCTTGCGGACGTAGACCGGCGCGCCGTAGAGGTCGAGTGCCTTCTCCACGGTGATGACGGCCCGGTCCACGCCGGCGCAGTAGCCGCGGGGGGCCGCCAGCAGCACGTTCTTCGCGCTCTCGGGGTCGAGGACGGGAGGAAGGCCGAGGTCGGTGCTCATGGGTGCGAGTCTACGGGCCCACCCGCCACTGTCCCTCCCCTCGCCTATCCTCGCCGCGTGCCCTCACTCCGCGACGCCACGGCCGAGTCCCCGGCCCCGGTGCGCGCGGTGGCCAACGCGGTGGCCCAGTGGATCGACAAGCTCGGCGGCGTATGGGTGGAGGGACAGATCGCCCAGGTCAACCGGCGGCCCGGGGTCAACACCGTCTTCATGACCCTGCGCGACACCGTCGCCGACATCTCGGTGACGCTCACGTGCGCGCGATCGCTCTTCGACTCGATGAACCCGCCCCTGGTCGAAGGGGCGAGCGTCGTGGTCCACGCCCGCCCCAGCTTCTACGCCAACCGCGGTTCCTTCTCGCTGGCCGCGCGCGAGATCAAGATGGTCGGCCTCGGCGAGCTCCTCGCCCGTCTCGAGCGCCGCCGCCAGCTGCTGGCCGCCGAGGGGCTCTTCGCCCCCGAGCTCAAGCGGGACCTGCCGTTCCTCCCCGGCCGGGTCGGCCTGGTGACCGCGCCCAACAGCGCTGCAGAGCGCGACGTCCTGGAGAATGCGCGCCGCCGCTGGCCGGCCGTGCAGTTCGAGGTGGCCTACGCCGCGATGCAGGGCCAGCGGTGCGCGGCCGAGGTGATCGAGGCACTGCAGCGGCTCGAGCGCAACGCAGACGTCGACGTCGTCGTGGTCGCCCGCGGCGGCGGCTCGATCGAGGACCTGCTGCCCTTCTCCGACGAGGCCGTCATCCGCGCGGTCCACGCCATGCGCACCCCGGTCGTGTCGGCCATCGGCCACGAGCCCGACCAGCCGCTGCTCGACCTCGTCGCCGACGTGCGCGCCTCCACCCCCACCGACGCCGCCAAGCTGGTCGTGCCCGACATGGCCGAGGAGGCGCAGGGCGTCACCTGGGCGCGCGAGCGCCTGCGGCAGGTCATCACCCAGCGCATCGCGCGCGAGCAGGAGTGGCTCGTCCAGGTCCGCTCGCGCCCGGCGATGGCCGACCCGCGCAACCTGCTCGCCGTGCGGTCCGACGAGGTCGACGAGCTGCTGGCGCGCGCCCGGCGTACGCTCTCGCACCGCCTCGACCGCGCTGCCGACGACATCGGCCACCAGCGCGCCCGGGCCCAGGCCCTCTCGCCGCTCGCCACCCTCCAGCGGGGCTACGCCGTGCTCCAGGACGCCGACGGTCACGTCGTCACGTCCGTCGCGCAGGCCACCGCGGGCGCGGACGTCTCGGTCCGGGTCGCCGACGGCCGGATCCACGCCACCACCGACCGCGTCGAGCCCGACGCCCGCACGTCAGACCCCGCCCAGGAGGACCCCGATGAGTGACGCTCCCGCCCAGCCCGCCCCGGACCAGCTCAGCTACGAGGAGGCACGCGAGGAGCTCATCGAGGTGGTCCGCACCCTCGAGGCCGGCGGCACGACCCTCGAGGAGTCGCTCGCCCTGTGGGAGCGCGGCGAGGCGCTCGCCAAGGTCTGCCAGTCCTGGCTCGACGGCGCCCGCACCCGGCTCGACGAGGCAATCGGCAACGAGCCCGAGGACTAACGGGTCAGCAGCCCCATGAACGTCTCGATGTCCCCCGCCGGCGCGGAGCCGTAGACCAGCACCGCCTCGTCCCCGATCTCCGTGGCGTAGCCGGTGTCCCCGCCGTCGTCGGTGAAGGTCTGCCAGGTGTCACTGATGTCGGAGGTCACGCTCGCCTCGTCCCCGGCGTCCGCGTCCTCGTCGACGTACAGCTCCACGAGGTCGTCGACCGAGGTGTCCTGCTGGCGGATGCCGACGAAGTCGCCCTCGTCGGTGAGCACCCCGAGACCCCACCGCGGGTCGTCGCCGGCGGACAGGTCGACGCTCGTGGCCGTCCACCCGGCTGGCAGGTCGCGCGGGTGCACGACGGACAGGTTCGCCTGCTCGGCGACCTGCACGCTGTCGCGCCAGTCGACGGCCACCGGGGTGTCGTCGACCTCGCCGCGGAACAGCCCCCGCCAGGTCACGAACGCGAGCACGAAGAGCACGGTCACGATCAGTGCGCCGGTCATGCCGCCGAAGGAACGGTTGTACCTGCCCGGCTGTCCTTGCGCACTCACGGGCTCATCCTCCCAGCCCCCCGGTAGTCCGGAGGGCAGCGGGGCGACGTGGATGCGCAGGCACGGAGCGATCCCTGCCCTTGGACCCGCACGTGCGGCATACTGGCAGCGTGATCACCTACCGAATCGCGGAAGCCGCGGAGATCCTGGCGGTCAGCGACGACACCGTACGCCGCTGGGTGGACGCCGGCCGGCTCCCCTCCCAGCGCGACGGCGGGCGCACCACGGTGGCCGGGACGGACCTCGCGGAGCTGGCCGAGCACCTGGCCGAGACCGGCGAGGTCGCCGAGCGCGACCGGACCCGGGCCAGCTCGGTGAGCGCCCGCAACCGGATGAGCGGCATCGTGACCCGGGTCAAGCGCGACCACGTGATGGCCCAGGTCGAGATGATCTGCGGGCCCTACCGCGTGGTGTCCCTGATGAGCAGCGACGCCTCCGACGAGCTCGGGCTCGAGCCGGGCGTCCGGGCCATCGCCAGCGTGAAGTCGACCAACGTGATCGTCGAGGTCCCTTCGTGAGGAAGGCGGCGCTCCCCGGGCTTCTGCTGCTCCTGCCGCTCGCCGCCTGCGGCGGGGACGGCGACGACGGGCAGACCCTGACCGTGCTCGCCGCCGCCAGCCTCACCGAGACGTTCACCGAGCTGGCCGAGACCTTCGAGGACGAGCACCCCGGGGTCGACGTGCAGCTCGTCCTCGGCTCGTCGACCATGCTCGCCGAGCAGGCGGCCGACGGCGCGCCGGGCGACGTCCTGGCCACCGCCGACGAGATGTCGATGACGCTCGCTGAGGACGGCAACGCCCTCGCGGAGGTCCCCGACAGCTTCGTCAGCAACCGGATCGCACTCATCACCCCGCCCGGCAACCCCGCCGGGGTCGAGTCCCTGGCCGACCTCGACGACCCGGACGTCGACTACGTCGTGTGCGCTGACACCGCCCCCTGCGGGGCCGTCGCCGTTGCGGTCCTGGAGGACGCGGGAGTCAGTGCCAGCCCGGCCAGCGAGGAGGTCGACGTCAGGGCCGTGCTGGCTCGCGTCGTCCAGGGGGAGGCCGACGCGGGGCTGGTCTACCGCACGGACGCCGTGGCGGCCGGCGACGACGTCACCGAGGTCTCGGGCTCGGACATCGACGACTACGCAGCCGCCTACGCCACCAACTACTTCGTCGCCCCGCTGGTGTCGGACGACGCGCAGCGCGCCGACCTGGCCGCCGAGTTCGTCACTCTCGTGCGCAGCAACGCGGCACTCGAGGTCTTCACCGACGCCGGCTTCGGTGGGGTCGCGCGCACGTGACCGGCCCCCGCCTCGGCCGCGCACCCGCGGTCCTGCTCATCCCTGCCGTGGTCGGCGTCGCGCTGCTCGTGGTGCCACTGGCCACCCTCGTCCTGACCACCCCGTGGCGCACCCTGCCCGAGCACCTCGGGTCACGGGTGGTGCGCGAGGCGCTGGTGATCACCGCGCTCAGCAGCCTCCTGACCGTGGTGGCGTGCGTCCTGCTCGGCACCCCCCTGGCCTGGCTGCTGGCCCGCGTCGACTTCCGCGGCCGACGCGTCGTGCGTGCCCTCGTGCTGGTCCCCCTGGTCCTGCCCCCGGTCGTGGCGGGCGTCGCGCTGGTCACCGCGCTCGGGCGCAGCGGACTCATCGGGCAGCACCTGCCGTTCACGCTCCCCTACACGACCGCCGGCGTCGTCGTGGCCCACACCTTCGTGTCCCTCCCGTTCTACGTGCTCGCCGTGGAGGGGGCGTTGCGCACCCACGGGGCCTCGTACGACGTCGTGGCCGCGACGCTGGGCGCCGACCGGTGGACCGCCTTCCGCCGCGTCACCCTGCCGCTCGCGCTGCCGGGGGTGCTCGCGGGCAGCGCGCTGGCGTGGGCGCGCAGCCTTGGCGAGTTCGGCGCGACGATCACCTTCGCGGGCAACTACCCCGGCACCACCCAGACGATGCCGAGCCTGATCTACGTCGCCCTCAACTCCGACCCCACGGTCGCACGCACCCTCAGCCTGATCCTGCTGGTGCTGTCGGTCGGCGTGCTGGTGCTGCTGCGCGAGCGCTGGGCGGTGGGCCGGTGATGCACGTCGAGGTCGACCTCCCGGGTCGGGTGTGCGCCGGGGTGAGCGCCGCTGCCGGTGAGGTGCTGGTGGTCATCGGACCCAACGGCGCCGGCAAGTCCACCCTGCTGCGCGCGATCGCCGGCCTCGAGCCCGGACGGGTCCGGGTCGGGGACGACGACTGGACCGACCGCGACGTCCCCCGACGCCGGGTGGGCTACGTCTTCCAGGACCAGAGCCTCTTCCCGCACCTCTCGGCCCTCGACAACGTCGCCTTCGGACCGCGGGCGCGCGGGCGCAGCCGGCGCGAGGCCGACGCCGCCGCCCGCGCGTGGCTGGAGCGCTTCGGGATCGCCGACCTCGCCGGTCGCCGACCGCGTGAGCTCTCCGGCGGCCAGGCGCAGCGCGTGGCCATCGCCCGGGCACTGGCCACCGACCCGGACGTGCTGCTCCTCGACGAGCCCTTCACCGGCCTCGACGTGTCGGCGCAGATGGCGCTGCGCAACGAGCTCGGCGAGCATCTTCGCGACTTCGCCGGCGTCACCCTGCTCGTCAGCCACGACGCGATCGACGCCGTCACCCTGGCCGACCGGGTGCTCGTGCTCGACGGGGGCCGGGTGGCCCAGGTCGGACCTCCGGTCGAGGTCGCCGCCGAACCGCGTACGCCCCACGTCGCCCGCCTGGTCGGGCTCAACCTCGTCCGCGACGGTGACGAGCTGATCGCCTTCACCCCCGACGCGGTCACGGTGTCGCTGACGGAGCCGGAGGGGTCGTCGCGGCTTCGCTGGCGCGGCACGGTCGCCACCCTCGCGCCGCACGGGGACGCCGTACGCCTGCTGGTGCACGCCTCCCCCGACCTGCTCGCCGACCTCACCCCGGCCGCGGCGGCCGAGCTGGGCCTCGCGCCCGGGCGCGAGGTCTGGCTGTCGGCCAAGGCGACGGCGGTGAGCCGCTACGGAGCCCGTTCCTGACCGCGGCGAACGGTCGATAACATGCGCCCCATGAGCCCCTCTGCAGGCAAGCCCGACCGCAACCTCGCCCTCGAGCTGGTGCGGGTCACCGAGGCCGCCGCCATGGCTGCGGGCCGCTGGGTGGGCCGCGGCGACAAGAACGACGCCGACGGCGTGGCCGTCGAGGCGATGCGCGAGATGATCTCCACCATCGGCATGCGCGGCACCGTCGTGATCGGCGAGGGCGAGAAGGACAACGCCCCGATGCTCTTCAACGGCGAGGAGGTCGGCGACGGCACCGGCCCCGAGTGCGACGTCGCGGTCGACCCGATCGACGGCACCACGCTGACCGCCAAGGGCATGAACAACGCCATCGCCGTGCTCGCGGTGTCGCCGCGAGGCACGATGTACGACCCCAGCGCGGTCTTCTACATGGACAAGCTGGTCGCCGGGCCCGAGGCCGCCGACGTCGTCGACATCCGCCTTCCGGTGAAGGAGAACATCGCCCGCGTGGCGAAGGCCAAGGGCCTCTCGATCCACGACGTCACCGTCGTGCTGCTCGACCGCCCGCGCCACGCAAGGCTGGTGGAGGACATCCGCGAGACCGGCGCCCGCATCAAGTACATCACCGACGGCGACGTGGCCGGAGCGATCATGGCGGCCCGCCCCGACACCGGCGTCGACCTGATGCTCGGCGTCGGCGGCACACCGGAGGGCATCATCGCGGCCTGCGCGATGAAGTGCATCGGCGGCAAGATCCAGGGCAAGCTGTGGCCGCAGGACGACGACGAGCGCCAGCGCGCGCTGGACGCGGGACACAACCTCGACGCCGACTTCGTGCTCGGCACCGACGACCTCGTGACCGGCGACGACGCCTTCTTCGTGGCGACCGGCATCACCGACGGCGAGCTGATGCGCGGTGTGCGCTACCGCGGCGAGGGCGTCACGACGCACTCGCTGGTGATGCGCTCGCGCAGCGGCACCGTCCGCTCGATCACCGCCGAGCACCGGCTCTCGAAGCTACGCGATCTCTCCACGATCGACTTCGACAACTGAAGCCACGCCGACCGGCCGCAGCGCGGCCGCGACCGCGGTGATCACCACCGGGTCGAAGGCCATGCCCACGTGGGACGAGCGGACCTCGACGGCGACGGCCGCGGGGTCGACGCACGCGCGCCAGTCGACGATGCCGTCGCGGCGCGAGAAGATCGCGGTGAAGTCGACGTCGGCGACGAGCACCGCGCGTGCCTGCTCGAAGCTCTCCTGCGCGCACTGTCCGGCGACGCAGTCCTCGGCCATCAGGTTGCGCAGGCCCGCACGGTTGAGCCGCACCAGCAGGTCGACGCTGCG
This sequence is a window from Nocardioides sp. S5. Protein-coding genes within it:
- a CDS encoding L-threonylcarbamoyladenylate synthase; the protein is MARFVDIHPDNPQPRLVTQVVDALRDDQLIAYPTDSGYALGARLGNRDGRDRILRIRELDDRHHFTLMCKDFSQLGQFVHVDNAAFRAIKAATPGPYTFILPATTEVPKRLMHPKKRTVGVRIPDHTLVCALLEELGEPILTSTLILPGETEARTMGWEIKEDLDHVVDVVVESGEVTAEPTSVIDWSEAEPVVVRRGAGDVERFEA
- a CDS encoding 4-hydroxy-3-methylbut-2-enyl diphosphate reductase, whose product is MSTDLGLPPVLDPESAKNVLLAAPRGYCAGVDRAVITVEKALDLYGAPVYVRKQIVHNKHVVANLESRGAIFVEELDEVPEGQTVVFSAHGVSPAVHAQAAERSLKTIDATCPLVTKVHHEARRFASDDYDILLIGHEGHEEVEGTAGEAPDHIQLVQSPDDVDGIVVRDPAKVAWLSQTTLSVDETLETVAAIRKKFPLLLDPPSDDICYATQNRQLAVKEISPAADLVIVVGSRNSSNSVRLVEVALEAGAKASYLVDDHTEIDEAWLDGVETVSVTSGASVPEDLVEGVLAYLSERGYPDAKAVHSAEESLIFALPPELRRDMRAAQKA
- the xseA gene encoding exodeoxyribonuclease VII large subunit, with protein sequence MPSLRDATAESPAPVRAVANAVAQWIDKLGGVWVEGQIAQVNRRPGVNTVFMTLRDTVADISVTLTCARSLFDSMNPPLVEGASVVVHARPSFYANRGSFSLAAREIKMVGLGELLARLERRRQLLAAEGLFAPELKRDLPFLPGRVGLVTAPNSAAERDVLENARRRWPAVQFEVAYAAMQGQRCAAEVIEALQRLERNADVDVVVVARGGGSIEDLLPFSDEAVIRAVHAMRTPVVSAIGHEPDQPLLDLVADVRASTPTDAAKLVVPDMAEEAQGVTWARERLRQVITQRIAREQEWLVQVRSRPAMADPRNLLAVRSDEVDELLARARRTLSHRLDRAADDIGHQRARAQALSPLATLQRGYAVLQDADGHVVTSVAQATAGADVSVRVADGRIHATTDRVEPDARTSDPAQEDPDE
- a CDS encoding exodeoxyribonuclease VII small subunit, with protein sequence MSDAPAQPAPDQLSYEEAREELIEVVRTLEAGGTTLEESLALWERGEALAKVCQSWLDGARTRLDEAIGNEPED
- a CDS encoding DUF4245 domain-containing protein: MSAQGQPGRYNRSFGGMTGALIVTVLFVLAFVTWRGLFRGEVDDTPVAVDWRDSVQVAEQANLSVVHPRDLPAGWTATSVDLSAGDDPRWGLGVLTDEGDFVGIRQQDTSVDDLVELYVDEDADAGDEASVTSDISDTWQTFTDDGGDTGYATEIGDEAVLVYGSAPAGDIETFMGLLTR
- a CDS encoding helix-turn-helix transcriptional regulator, which translates into the protein MITYRIAEAAEILAVSDDTVRRWVDAGRLPSQRDGGRTTVAGTDLAELAEHLAETGEVAERDRTRASSVSARNRMSGIVTRVKRDHVMAQVEMICGPYRVVSLMSSDASDELGLEPGVRAIASVKSTNVIVEVPS
- the modA gene encoding molybdate ABC transporter substrate-binding protein → MRKAALPGLLLLLPLAACGGDGDDGQTLTVLAAASLTETFTELAETFEDEHPGVDVQLVLGSSTMLAEQAADGAPGDVLATADEMSMTLAEDGNALAEVPDSFVSNRIALITPPGNPAGVESLADLDDPDVDYVVCADTAPCGAVAVAVLEDAGVSASPASEEVDVRAVLARVVQGEADAGLVYRTDAVAAGDDVTEVSGSDIDDYAAAYATNYFVAPLVSDDAQRADLAAEFVTLVRSNAALEVFTDAGFGGVART
- the modB gene encoding molybdate ABC transporter permease subunit, encoding MTGPRLGRAPAVLLIPAVVGVALLVVPLATLVLTTPWRTLPEHLGSRVVREALVITALSSLLTVVACVLLGTPLAWLLARVDFRGRRVVRALVLVPLVLPPVVAGVALVTALGRSGLIGQHLPFTLPYTTAGVVVAHTFVSLPFYVLAVEGALRTHGASYDVVAATLGADRWTAFRRVTLPLALPGVLAGSALAWARSLGEFGATITFAGNYPGTTQTMPSLIYVALNSDPTVARTLSLILLVLSVGVLVLLRERWAVGR
- a CDS encoding ATP-binding cassette domain-containing protein, which encodes MHVEVDLPGRVCAGVSAAAGEVLVVIGPNGAGKSTLLRAIAGLEPGRVRVGDDDWTDRDVPRRRVGYVFQDQSLFPHLSALDNVAFGPRARGRSRREADAAARAWLERFGIADLAGRRPRELSGGQAQRVAIARALATDPDVLLLDEPFTGLDVSAQMALRNELGEHLRDFAGVTLLVSHDAIDAVTLADRVLVLDGGRVAQVGPPVEVAAEPRTPHVARLVGLNLVRDGDELIAFTPDAVTVSLTEPEGSSRLRWRGTVATLAPHGDAVRLLVHASPDLLADLTPAAAAELGLAPGREVWLSAKATAVSRYGARS
- the glpX gene encoding class II fructose-bisphosphatase; protein product: MSPSAGKPDRNLALELVRVTEAAAMAAGRWVGRGDKNDADGVAVEAMREMISTIGMRGTVVIGEGEKDNAPMLFNGEEVGDGTGPECDVAVDPIDGTTLTAKGMNNAIAVLAVSPRGTMYDPSAVFYMDKLVAGPEAADVVDIRLPVKENIARVAKAKGLSIHDVTVVLLDRPRHARLVEDIRETGARIKYITDGDVAGAIMAARPDTGVDLMLGVGGTPEGIIAACAMKCIGGKIQGKLWPQDDDERQRALDAGHNLDADFVLGTDDLVTGDDAFFVATGITDGELMRGVRYRGEGVTTHSLVMRSRSGTVRSITAEHRLSKLRDLSTIDFDN